In the genome of Pseudomonas sp. P5_109, one region contains:
- a CDS encoding cyclase family protein codes for MSLPTKPKRRLVDLSVTLDNNPYTDPPPLLPKIDYMDHQQGWPEMAAMFPGLQLEQMPGNESWAAERLHITTHSGTHMDAPWHYASTTDGGQPAFGIDELPLDWCLQPGVKLDFRHLADGHVVTADEIETELARIGHQLQPLDIVLINTRAGALFGQPGYLDAGVGIGREATMYLLERGVRVVGTDAWSWDAPFKYTRERFAADGDASIIWEGHKAGRDIGYGQMEKLANLESLPASGFVVSCFPYKIKHASAGFVRAVAIFEE; via the coding sequence ATGTCATTGCCAACCAAGCCTAAACGTCGTCTCGTCGACCTCTCGGTCACCCTGGACAATAATCCCTACACCGATCCGCCACCGTTGTTGCCGAAAATCGATTACATGGATCACCAGCAAGGCTGGCCGGAGATGGCGGCGATGTTCCCGGGTTTGCAACTCGAGCAGATGCCGGGCAACGAATCCTGGGCGGCCGAGCGTCTGCACATCACCACCCACAGCGGAACGCACATGGATGCGCCCTGGCATTACGCCTCGACCACCGACGGCGGTCAGCCGGCATTTGGCATCGACGAGTTACCGCTCGATTGGTGCCTGCAACCGGGCGTGAAGCTGGACTTTCGGCACCTGGCGGACGGTCATGTGGTGACCGCCGATGAGATTGAAACCGAGCTGGCGCGAATTGGCCATCAATTGCAGCCGCTGGACATCGTGCTGATCAACACCCGTGCCGGCGCGTTGTTCGGGCAACCGGGTTATCTCGATGCCGGCGTCGGCATCGGTCGTGAAGCCACGATGTATCTGCTGGAACGTGGCGTGCGGGTCGTGGGCACCGATGCCTGGAGCTGGGACGCGCCGTTCAAGTACACCCGCGAGCGCTTTGCAGCCGATGGCGATGCCTCGATCATCTGGGAAGGGCACAAGGCCGGACGCGATATCGGTTATGGGCAAATGGAAAAGCTCGCCAACCTGGAATCCCTGCCGGCCAGTGGATTCGTGGTGTCATGCTTCCCCTACAAGATCAAGCACGCGTCGGCCGGGTTTGTGCGAGCGGTAGCGATATTCGAAGAGTAG
- a CDS encoding arylsulfatase, whose product MPLFRLPQTLLTAMLALGSSLVMAASAESAQPNILLIVADDLGYSDLGSYGGDISTPTLDQLAHDGVQFTNMYAAPTCSITRSMLMSGTDNHLAGLGTMAEALQPFQRGKPGYEGYLNQRSYSIADLLKKGGYSTLMVGKWHLGLEADQGPDQRGFEQSFTLLEGGAAHFKPSSVDPTKIEQVHYRENGKAVTLPDNFYSTDFYTDKLISYLQDSKKDGKPFFAYAAYTSPHWPLQAPREYLDKYQGQFDQGYDSVRLARIERMKSLGLIARDAQPANPLPVNPTLPGWDQLSPEQQRVEARKMEIYAAMVDNLDHNIGRVIDYLRKSGQYDNTLIVFMSDNGAAGENHTQFYPPGAHTDNSFANLGQKGSQIDYGLRWAEVSAAPFHLFKGTTAEGGISVPAIIQLPKTLRRQGMERGVARVDDLAPTFLELAGIALPNEAPTDTSKHPITGKSMLSMLAGNGSPHGTDSLAGELFGNAYYREGNLKLLGLRPQAGFGASAQPLQWQLFDLAQDRGETTDLAASQPETVQRLKKAWLNYAEQVGVVLATH is encoded by the coding sequence ATGCCTCTTTTTCGTCTGCCTCAAACTTTATTGACGGCCATGCTGGCGTTGGGCAGCAGTCTGGTCATGGCGGCCAGCGCTGAATCTGCACAGCCCAATATCCTGCTGATTGTGGCCGATGACCTGGGTTACTCCGACCTGGGCAGCTATGGCGGTGACATCAGTACGCCAACCCTGGATCAGTTGGCCCACGATGGTGTGCAGTTCACCAACATGTACGCGGCGCCAACCTGTTCGATCACGCGTTCGATGCTGATGTCCGGCACCGACAATCACCTCGCCGGGCTCGGCACCATGGCTGAAGCGCTGCAACCCTTTCAACGCGGCAAGCCAGGTTACGAGGGGTATTTGAACCAGCGATCCTATTCAATTGCCGATCTACTGAAAAAAGGCGGCTACAGCACGCTGATGGTGGGTAAGTGGCACTTGGGACTGGAGGCGGATCAAGGTCCGGATCAACGGGGATTCGAGCAGTCTTTCACTTTGCTTGAGGGCGGTGCTGCACACTTCAAACCCTCGAGTGTCGATCCGACTAAAATCGAGCAAGTGCACTATCGCGAAAACGGAAAGGCCGTGACGTTGCCGGACAACTTTTACTCCACGGATTTCTACACCGACAAGCTGATCAGCTACCTGCAAGACAGCAAAAAGGACGGCAAGCCGTTTTTCGCCTACGCCGCCTACACCTCGCCGCACTGGCCGCTACAAGCACCCAGGGAATACCTGGACAAGTACCAGGGACAATTTGACCAGGGGTATGACAGCGTACGTCTGGCCCGGATCGAACGGATGAAAAGCCTCGGCCTTATAGCCAGGGATGCCCAGCCTGCGAATCCGCTACCGGTCAATCCAACGTTGCCGGGATGGGACCAGTTGAGTCCTGAACAGCAGCGTGTCGAGGCGAGGAAGATGGAAATCTACGCCGCCATGGTCGACAACCTTGACCATAACATTGGTCGGGTGATCGATTATCTGCGCAAGAGTGGGCAGTACGACAACACGTTGATCGTGTTCATGTCGGATAACGGTGCGGCCGGGGAGAACCACACCCAGTTCTATCCGCCGGGCGCGCACACTGACAATAGCTTTGCCAACCTCGGGCAGAAGGGTTCTCAGATCGACTATGGCCTGCGCTGGGCCGAGGTCAGCGCAGCGCCGTTCCACTTGTTCAAAGGCACCACCGCCGAGGGCGGCATCAGCGTGCCGGCGATTATCCAACTGCCCAAGACACTGCGTCGCCAAGGCATGGAGCGCGGTGTTGCGCGGGTAGATGACCTGGCACCGACCTTTTTGGAACTGGCGGGTATCGCATTGCCAAACGAAGCGCCAACGGACACGAGTAAACACCCGATCACCGGTAAATCAATGCTGTCAATGCTTGCCGGTAATGGCAGCCCGCACGGCACCGACAGCCTGGCCGGAGAGCTGTTCGGCAATGCTTATTATCGAGAGGGCAATCTCAAGCTGTTAGGCCTGCGACCCCAGGCAGGCTTTGGCGCAAGTGCGCAACCATTGCAATGGCAATTGTTTGATTTGGCACAGGACCGCGGCGAAACCACAGACCTGGCTGCCTCCCAGCCTGAGACGGTGCAACGACTCAAGAAGGCCTGGTTGAACTATGCAGAGCAGGTGGGTGTGGTGTTGGCGACGCATTAA
- a CDS encoding LysR family transcriptional regulator, with protein sequence MRLTLDHLVMLKTLSEVDSVTAVAERLWLTPSAVSHRIREAERRLGVNLTERSGGKLRLSPAGVRLERAAKDIIAILNEAESEARSMAGGVTAFVRMGVTSYGPFRWIPKFIKHYSSLRPDIEITLVTVPRDDVYASLMQGRLDVSIIDDGMVPSGVAKLPLFRDDLIAIMATDHPLAGRTNIYAEDFKTYNLVTYSTDRASGWEYDRFFAPASILPRRMITVELIEAIVELVRSGYGISILQRDLVTPSLERGELAWAALNDGLDIAWNAIVRPSERDDSEVNQMVRALDAWIKNAETLGHR encoded by the coding sequence ATGAGACTGACGCTCGATCACCTTGTGATGTTGAAAACCCTGTCGGAAGTCGATTCGGTCACAGCCGTGGCCGAGCGTCTATGGCTGACGCCTTCGGCTGTCAGTCATCGTATTCGCGAAGCCGAGCGGCGGCTTGGGGTGAATCTGACGGAACGATCGGGCGGAAAACTGCGGCTCAGCCCTGCCGGTGTGCGCCTGGAGCGAGCCGCCAAGGACATCATCGCGATACTCAATGAGGCCGAGTCCGAGGCCCGGTCCATGGCCGGTGGCGTCACCGCTTTTGTACGCATGGGCGTCACCTCCTACGGTCCGTTTCGCTGGATTCCAAAATTCATCAAGCACTACTCCAGCCTTCGGCCCGACATCGAAATCACCCTGGTGACCGTGCCCCGCGATGACGTTTACGCGAGCCTGATGCAAGGCCGGCTCGACGTGTCCATCATCGATGACGGCATGGTGCCGAGTGGCGTGGCAAAACTGCCGCTGTTTCGCGATGACCTGATTGCGATCATGGCAACCGACCATCCCCTGGCGGGCAGGACGAATATCTACGCCGAAGACTTCAAGACCTACAACCTGGTGACCTACTCGACCGATCGCGCCAGCGGTTGGGAATACGACCGGTTCTTCGCCCCCGCCAGCATCTTGCCGCGCCGCATGATCACCGTGGAGTTGATCGAAGCCATCGTCGAACTGGTGCGTTCAGGCTACGGAATCAGCATCTTGCAACGCGACCTGGTGACCCCCAGTCTCGAGCGCGGGGAACTGGCGTGGGCCGCCCTGAATGACGGCCTGGATATCGCCTGGAACGCCATCGTCCGCCCTTCGGAGCGGGACGACAGTGAGGTCAATCAAATGGTCAGAGCGCTTGATGCCTGGATAAAGAATGCTGAAACACTTGGGCACCGCTAA
- a CDS encoding ABC transporter substrate-binding protein: MKSRKKLLASLLTLGLLAGSASSQAAGWCESGKPVKFAGLNWESGMLLSDIMMIVLKDGYGCATDQLVGNTIILETALAANDIQVFGEEWMERSEVWKKAAAAGKVIGVGAPIIGATQGWYVPRYVVEGDAKRNRPAQAPDLKTVADLSRYASVFHDAEEPSKGRFYNCPAGWICEQDNTEMLKEYGLENTFTNFRPGTGAALDAAVLSSYKRGEPVLFYYWSPTPLMGQIDAIRLEEKTGANKDVVTMVGLSKAFHEQAPELVAVLEKVNIPIDLLNQNLARMTRERIESPKLARMFLKEHPEVWHAWVDETAAKKIEAAL, translated from the coding sequence ATGAAAAGCAGGAAGAAGTTGCTGGCCTCGTTGCTCACCCTTGGCCTGCTCGCCGGTAGCGCGTCAAGCCAGGCGGCAGGCTGGTGTGAGTCGGGCAAGCCGGTGAAGTTTGCCGGCCTGAACTGGGAGAGCGGGATGCTCCTCTCCGACATCATGATGATCGTGCTCAAGGATGGTTATGGCTGTGCGACCGATCAATTGGTGGGTAACACCATCATTCTCGAGACCGCCCTGGCCGCCAACGACATCCAGGTGTTTGGCGAAGAATGGATGGAGCGCAGCGAAGTCTGGAAAAAGGCGGCGGCAGCCGGCAAGGTCATCGGCGTTGGCGCTCCGATCATCGGTGCGACCCAGGGCTGGTACGTCCCGCGTTACGTCGTCGAGGGGGACGCCAAACGCAATCGACCGGCGCAAGCACCCGACCTCAAGACAGTCGCCGACCTGAGCAGGTACGCCAGTGTTTTTCACGATGCAGAAGAGCCGTCCAAGGGCCGGTTCTATAACTGTCCCGCGGGCTGGATTTGTGAGCAGGACAATACCGAGATGCTCAAGGAGTACGGTCTGGAAAATACCTTCACCAACTTCCGCCCGGGCACCGGTGCTGCATTGGATGCGGCGGTCCTGTCCAGCTACAAGCGCGGTGAGCCGGTACTGTTCTACTACTGGTCACCGACCCCGCTGATGGGGCAGATCGATGCGATAAGACTGGAAGAAAAAACCGGAGCCAACAAAGACGTCGTCACCATGGTCGGGCTCTCCAAGGCCTTTCATGAACAGGCGCCCGAACTGGTCGCGGTGCTGGAAAAGGTCAATATTCCCATCGATCTGCTGAATCAGAACCTGGCGAGGATGACCCGCGAACGCATCGAGTCACCGAAGCTGGCCAGGATGTTCCTCAAGGAACACCCGGAAGTCTGGCATGCCTGGGTCGACGAAACCGCCGCCAAAAAAATCGAGGCAGCGCTTTAA
- a CDS encoding S-(hydroxymethyl)glutathione dehydrogenase/class III alcohol dehydrogenase translates to MIKSRAAVAFAANQPLQIVEIDVAPPQAGEVLVRIIATGVCHTDAFTLSGADPEGIFPVILGHEGGGIVEAVGEGVTSLVVGDHVIPLYTPECGECKFCRSGKTNLCQKIRATQGKGLMPDGTSRFSYEGQPIFHYMGTSTFSEYTVLPEIALARIPRDAPLEQVCLLGCGVTTGIGAVLNTAKVEEGASVAVFGLGGIGLAAIIGATMAKAGRIIAIDINPAKFDIARQLGATDFVNPRDYDRPVQDVIVEMTEGGVDYSFECIGNVQLMREALECCHKGWGESVIIGVAGAGQEISTRPFQLVTGRVWRGSAFGGVKGRSELPSYVEKAQAGDIPLNTFITHTMGLEDINKAFELMQEGKSIRTVIHF, encoded by the coding sequence ATGATCAAATCACGAGCGGCTGTCGCCTTCGCGGCGAACCAGCCTCTGCAAATCGTCGAAATCGATGTGGCGCCGCCGCAAGCCGGTGAAGTGCTGGTGCGCATCATCGCGACCGGTGTCTGTCATACCGATGCATTTACCTTGTCTGGCGCTGATCCCGAAGGGATCTTCCCCGTCATCCTTGGCCACGAAGGCGGCGGTATCGTCGAAGCGGTAGGCGAGGGCGTGACTTCACTGGTGGTGGGCGATCATGTGATCCCGCTTTACACCCCGGAATGTGGCGAATGCAAATTCTGCAGATCCGGCAAAACCAATCTTTGCCAGAAGATCCGTGCCACTCAAGGCAAAGGCCTGATGCCGGATGGCACCAGCCGGTTCTCTTATGAGGGGCAGCCGATCTTTCACTACATGGGCACCTCCACGTTCTCGGAATACACCGTGCTGCCGGAAATCGCCCTGGCCAGGATTCCCCGGGACGCTCCACTGGAACAGGTTTGCCTGCTCGGTTGTGGAGTGACCACCGGGATTGGCGCGGTGCTCAACACGGCCAAAGTGGAAGAGGGCGCCAGCGTGGCGGTCTTCGGTCTGGGTGGCATCGGCCTGGCAGCTATTATCGGCGCCACCATGGCCAAGGCTGGCCGGATCATCGCGATCGATATCAACCCGGCCAAGTTCGACATCGCCAGGCAACTGGGCGCTACCGACTTCGTCAACCCCAGGGATTACGACCGACCCGTCCAGGACGTGATCGTCGAGATGACAGAAGGCGGTGTCGACTACTCCTTTGAATGCATTGGCAACGTCCAACTCATGCGCGAGGCTCTGGAATGCTGCCACAAAGGCTGGGGCGAGTCGGTAATCATCGGTGTCGCCGGCGCGGGCCAGGAAATCAGTACCCGACCGTTCCAGTTGGTGACCGGTCGCGTCTGGCGCGGCTCCGCCTTCGGCGGCGTCAAAGGTCGCTCGGAGTTGCCGAGCTATGTCGAGAAGGCTCAGGCCGGCGACATCCCGCTGAATACCTTCATCACCCACACCATGGGGCTTGAAGACATCAACAAGGCCTTCGAATTGATGCAGGAAGGCAAGAGCATTCGCACAGTTATCCATTTCTGA
- a CDS encoding VOC family protein produces the protein MSIFTHVTVGTNDLQKARGFYDNVLGALGQKRIADLENNGSIWGENAPSFFVLKPANGAPASVGNGVTVSFEAPTRAAIDAFHAAALAAGGTCAGLPGPRDWAPNAYAAYARDLDGNKLAAYCFKAA, from the coding sequence ATGAGCATCTTCACCCATGTCACCGTCGGTACCAACGACCTGCAAAAAGCCCGTGGTTTTTACGACAACGTACTCGGCGCACTCGGCCAGAAACGCATCGCCGATCTGGAGAACAATGGCTCGATCTGGGGCGAAAACGCGCCGTCTTTCTTCGTTTTGAAACCGGCAAACGGCGCACCTGCCAGCGTTGGCAATGGTGTCACCGTCAGTTTTGAGGCACCAACCCGTGCCGCAATCGATGCCTTCCATGCCGCGGCATTGGCCGCTGGCGGTACATGTGCAGGCTTGCCAGGGCCACGTGACTGGGCACCGAATGCCTATGCTGCTTATGCCCGTGATCTGGACGGTAACAAACTGGCCGCGTATTGCTTCAAAGCAGCTTAA
- a CDS encoding peptide ABC transporter ATP-binding protein — protein MAVVLTARDLTRHYEVSRGMFKGHATVRALNGVSFELEAGKTLAVVGESGCGKSTLARALTLIEEPSSGSLKIAGQEVAGADKAQRKQLRKDVQMVFQSPYASLNPRQKVGDQLAEPLLINTNLSAAQRREKVQAMMKQVGLRPEHYQRYPHMFSGGQRQRIALARAMMLQPKVLVADEPTSALDVSIQAQVLNLFMDLQQEFNTAYVFISHNLAVVQHVADDVMVMYLGRPVEMGPKNAIYERPLHPYTQALLSATPTIHPDPNKPKIKIVGELPNPLNPPPGCAFHKRCPYATERCSTEEPALRLLDSRQVACHHAEQFLDGAA, from the coding sequence ATGGCCGTCGTTCTTACCGCCCGCGACCTGACCCGTCACTACGAAGTGTCCCGTGGCATGTTCAAGGGGCACGCCACCGTACGCGCGCTCAACGGTGTGTCGTTCGAACTGGAAGCCGGCAAGACCCTCGCCGTCGTGGGTGAATCGGGCTGCGGCAAATCCACCCTGGCCCGGGCCCTGACGCTGATCGAAGAACCGTCCTCCGGCTCCTTGAAAATCGCCGGCCAGGAAGTCGCCGGTGCCGACAAGGCCCAGCGCAAGCAACTGCGCAAAGACGTGCAGATGGTGTTCCAGAGCCCCTACGCGTCGTTGAACCCACGGCAAAAAGTCGGCGACCAGTTGGCTGAGCCGCTGCTGATCAACACCAACCTGAGCGCCGCGCAACGTCGCGAGAAAGTCCAGGCGATGATGAAGCAGGTGGGCTTGCGGCCCGAGCACTACCAGCGTTATCCGCACATGTTCTCTGGCGGTCAACGCCAGCGGATTGCCCTGGCCCGAGCGATGATGCTGCAGCCTAAAGTACTGGTGGCGGATGAGCCGACCTCGGCGCTGGACGTATCGATCCAGGCACAGGTGCTGAACCTGTTCATGGACCTGCAGCAGGAGTTCAACACCGCCTACGTGTTCATCTCCCACAACCTGGCGGTGGTGCAACACGTTGCCGATGACGTGATGGTGATGTACCTCGGTCGCCCGGTGGAAATGGGCCCGAAGAACGCCATCTACGAACGCCCTCTGCACCCTTACACCCAGGCGCTGTTGTCGGCCACGCCGACCATTCACCCGGACCCGAACAAACCGAAAATCAAGATCGTCGGCGAGTTGCCCAACCCGCTGAACCCGCCACCCGGCTGCGCCTTCCACAAGCGCTGCCCATACGCCACCGAGCGTTGCAGCACTGAAGAACCGGCCCTGCGCCTGCTCGACAGCCGCCAGGTGGCATGCCACCACGCCGAGCAATTCCTCGACGGCGCGGCGTAA
- a CDS encoding ABC transporter ATP-binding protein, which produces MSLLEIKNLNVRFGDKNATPVVDGLDLKVDKGEVLAIVGESGSGKSVTMMALMGLIEHPGIVTADSLSFDGKDMLKLSNRQRRQIVGKDLSMVFQDPMTALNPSYTVGFQIEEVLRLHLKMSGKQARKRAIELLEKVEIPGAASRMDAYPHQLSGGMSQRVAIAMAIAGEPKLLIADEPTTALDVTIQAQIMDLLLALQKEQNMGLVLITHDLAVVAETAQRVCVMYAGQAVEVGQVPQLFDIPAHPYSEALLKAIPEHSQGAARLSTLPGIVPGRYDRPQGCLLSPRCPYVKDNCRQQRPTLDPKSNSLARCFYPLNQEVA; this is translated from the coding sequence ATGTCATTGTTAGAAATCAAGAATCTCAACGTTCGCTTCGGCGACAAGAACGCCACGCCAGTAGTCGACGGCCTCGACCTGAAAGTCGACAAAGGCGAAGTACTGGCCATCGTTGGCGAGTCGGGTTCGGGCAAGTCCGTGACCATGATGGCGCTGATGGGGCTGATCGAGCATCCCGGCATCGTCACCGCCGACTCGCTCAGCTTCGACGGCAAGGACATGCTCAAGTTGAGCAATCGTCAGCGTCGGCAGATCGTCGGCAAAGACCTGTCGATGGTCTTCCAGGACCCGATGACCGCACTCAATCCGAGCTACACCGTCGGTTTCCAGATCGAAGAAGTGCTGCGCCTGCACCTGAAAATGTCCGGCAAACAAGCGCGCAAGCGCGCCATCGAACTGCTGGAGAAAGTCGAGATCCCGGGCGCCGCCAGCCGCATGGACGCCTACCCGCATCAACTGTCCGGCGGCATGAGCCAGCGTGTCGCGATCGCCATGGCGATCGCCGGCGAACCGAAACTGCTGATCGCCGACGAACCGACCACGGCACTCGACGTAACCATCCAGGCACAGATCATGGACCTGCTGCTGGCGTTGCAGAAAGAACAGAACATGGGCCTGGTGCTGATCACCCACGACCTCGCCGTCGTCGCCGAAACCGCCCAGCGCGTGTGCGTGATGTACGCCGGCCAAGCGGTCGAAGTCGGTCAGGTGCCACAGTTGTTCGACATTCCGGCGCACCCGTACAGCGAAGCATTGCTCAAGGCGATTCCGGAACACAGCCAGGGTGCCGCGCGCCTGTCGACCCTGCCGGGTATCGTGCCCGGTCGCTACGACCGTCCGCAGGGTTGCCTGCTATCGCCGCGCTGCCCGTATGTGAAAGACAACTGCCGTCAACAACGTCCGACCCTTGACCCGAAAAGCAACAGCCTCGCTCGCTGCTTCTACCCGCTGAACCAGGAGGTGGCGTAA
- a CDS encoding ABC transporter permease subunit codes for MTTPIPSVAVDQSLLYPSPYKEFWQAFAKNKGAVAGLMFMLLVIFCAIFAPWVAPHDPSEQYRDFLLTPPAWLEGGQLQFLLGTDELGRDLLSRLINGSRLSLLIGLSSVVMSLIPGILLGLFAGFYPRVLGPTIMRLMDIMLALPSLLLAVAIVAILGPGLINTIIAIAVVSLPSYVRLTRAAVMGELNRDYVTAARLAGAGLPRLMFVTVLPNCMAPLIVQATLSFSSAILDAAALGFLGLGVQPPTPEWGTMLASARDYIERAWWVVSLPGLTILLSVLAINLMGDGLRDALDPKLKNAA; via the coding sequence ATGACCACTCCAATTCCATCGGTAGCAGTCGATCAAAGCCTGCTGTACCCGTCTCCGTACAAAGAATTCTGGCAAGCGTTCGCCAAGAACAAAGGTGCCGTCGCCGGCCTGATGTTCATGTTGCTGGTGATTTTCTGCGCCATCTTCGCCCCGTGGGTCGCCCCTCACGACCCGAGCGAGCAGTACCGCGACTTCCTGCTGACCCCACCGGCCTGGCTGGAAGGTGGACAGTTGCAGTTCCTGCTCGGCACCGATGAACTGGGCCGCGACCTGCTGTCGCGCCTGATCAATGGTTCGCGCCTGTCGTTGCTGATCGGTTTGTCGTCGGTGGTGATGTCGCTGATCCCGGGGATTCTCCTGGGCCTGTTCGCCGGGTTCTACCCGCGGGTGCTCGGCCCGACCATCATGCGTCTGATGGACATCATGCTGGCCCTGCCGTCGCTGCTGCTGGCCGTGGCGATTGTCGCCATCCTCGGCCCTGGCCTGATCAACACCATCATTGCCATCGCCGTGGTTTCGTTGCCGTCCTATGTTCGTCTGACCCGCGCCGCGGTGATGGGCGAACTGAACCGCGACTACGTGACCGCCGCGCGCCTGGCCGGTGCCGGCCTGCCACGCCTGATGTTCGTCACCGTGCTGCCCAACTGCATGGCGCCGCTGATCGTTCAGGCCACCCTGAGCTTCTCCTCGGCGATCCTCGATGCCGCCGCACTGGGCTTCCTCGGCCTTGGCGTACAACCGCCAACCCCTGAGTGGGGCACCATGCTGGCCTCGGCCCGCGACTACATCGAACGCGCCTGGTGGGTGGTGAGCCTGCCGGGCTTGACCATTTTGCTCAGCGTGCTGGCAATCAACTTGATGGGTGACGGCCTGCGCGACGCGCTGGACCCGAAACTCAAGAACGCCGCCTGA
- a CDS encoding ABC transporter permease subunit, which yields MLSFIARRLGLLIPTFFGITLLTFALIRMIPGDPVEVMMGERRVDPQMHAQAMERLGLNKPLYAQYLDYIGKLAHGDLGESLRTRESVWTEFTSLFPATLELSMAALLFAGVLGLLAGVIAALKRGSLFDHGVMGISLAGYSMPIFWWGLILIMFFSVSLGWTPVSGRIDLLYDIEPRTGFMLIDTLLADDVSAFFDALHHLILPAIVLGTIPLAVIARMTRSSMLEVLREDYIRTAKAKGLSPSRVVFVHGLRNALIPVLTVVGLQVGTLLAGAVLTETIFSWPGIGKWLIEAIGARDYPVVQNGILLIACLVIVVNFVVDILYGFANPRIRHQR from the coding sequence ATGCTGAGTTTTATTGCCCGCCGACTGGGGTTACTGATCCCCACGTTTTTCGGCATCACCTTGCTGACATTCGCGTTGATTCGCATGATCCCTGGCGACCCCGTGGAAGTCATGATGGGCGAACGCAGAGTCGACCCGCAAATGCACGCTCAGGCAATGGAACGCCTAGGTCTGAACAAACCCCTGTATGCCCAGTACCTGGATTACATCGGCAAACTGGCCCACGGCGATCTCGGTGAGTCCCTGCGCACCCGTGAAAGCGTCTGGACCGAATTCACTTCCCTGTTCCCCGCGACCCTGGAACTGTCCATGGCCGCCCTGCTGTTCGCCGGCGTCCTCGGCCTTCTGGCCGGGGTGATCGCGGCACTCAAGCGAGGGTCCCTGTTCGACCATGGGGTGATGGGCATCTCCCTGGCGGGATACTCGATGCCGATCTTCTGGTGGGGCCTGATCCTGATCATGTTCTTCTCGGTGAGCCTGGGCTGGACCCCGGTGTCCGGGCGGATCGACCTGCTCTACGACATCGAGCCGCGCACCGGCTTCATGCTGATCGATACGCTGCTGGCCGATGACGTCAGTGCGTTCTTCGATGCCCTGCATCACCTGATCCTGCCGGCCATCGTGCTGGGCACCATCCCGCTGGCGGTCATCGCGCGGATGACCCGCTCCTCGATGCTCGAAGTGCTGCGCGAAGACTACATTCGCACCGCCAAGGCCAAGGGCCTGTCGCCGTCGCGCGTGGTGTTCGTGCACGGTCTGCGTAACGCCTTGATTCCGGTACTGACGGTGGTCGGCCTGCAAGTCGGCACCCTGCTGGCCGGTGCGGTCCTGACCGAAACCATCTTCTCGTGGCCCGGCATCGGCAAATGGCTGATCGAAGCCATTGGCGCCCGAGACTATCCCGTCGTGCAAAACGGCATCCTGTTAATCGCCTGCCTGGTGATTGTGGTCAACTTCGTAGTGGACATCCTCTACGGCTTTGCCAACCCACGCATCCGTCATCAGCGCTGA